The proteins below come from a single Fodinicurvata sp. EGI_FJ10296 genomic window:
- a CDS encoding ABC transporter permease — MARFVLRRLITLAVTLLIASLAIFILLEIVPGDPAAAQLGTQATAETLAALRAEMGLDRPAPIRYLAWLGGALTGDFGLSLTYDVPVSQLVAARGVVSLPLAVMAIVLSTAIAIPLGVIAAAHHNRAADRGVMIFSQVGVAIPNFWVGILLILVFSVQLGWFSAGGFPGWGNGIGPAFMALLLPAVALALPQAAILARVTRSSVLDMMDEDFVRTARAKGLTRRTTLRRHVLRNALIPVVTIMGMQFSFLVAGAILVENVFTLPGLGRLLFQALAQRDLIVIKDVVLLFAALVIVVNFVVDLLYGVLDPRLRGARS; from the coding sequence TTGGCACGATTTGTCTTGCGGCGGCTGATCACCCTGGCGGTAACGCTGCTGATCGCGTCGCTGGCGATCTTCATTCTGCTGGAGATCGTCCCCGGCGATCCGGCGGCCGCCCAACTGGGGACCCAGGCGACTGCGGAAACGCTGGCGGCCTTGCGTGCCGAGATGGGTCTCGACCGGCCGGCGCCGATCCGCTATCTGGCCTGGCTGGGCGGGGCGCTGACCGGCGATTTCGGGCTTTCGCTGACATATGATGTTCCGGTATCGCAGCTCGTCGCGGCGCGGGGTGTGGTCAGTCTGCCGCTGGCGGTGATGGCGATCGTCCTGTCGACCGCCATCGCGATTCCGCTGGGTGTGATTGCGGCGGCCCATCACAATCGGGCGGCGGATCGCGGTGTCATGATCTTCAGCCAGGTCGGTGTGGCGATCCCGAATTTCTGGGTTGGTATTCTGCTGATCCTTGTGTTCTCGGTCCAACTGGGGTGGTTCTCTGCCGGCGGGTTCCCCGGCTGGGGCAATGGCATCGGTCCGGCATTCATGGCGCTGCTTTTGCCGGCGGTCGCTCTGGCGCTGCCCCAGGCAGCGATCCTGGCCCGGGTGACGCGGTCGTCGGTGCTGGACATGATGGACGAGGATTTCGTGCGCACCGCCCGCGCCAAGGGCCTGACCCGCCGCACGACGCTGCGCCGTCACGTCCTGCGCAATGCCCTCATTCCCGTGGTCACGATCATGGGCATGCAATTCTCGTTTCTGGTCGCGGGGGCGATCCTGGTTGAAAACGTGTTCACACTACCCGGTCTCGGCCGCCTGCTGTTTCAGGCTCTGGCCCAGCGCGACCTGATCGTCATCAAGGACGTGGTGCTGTTGTTCGCGGCGCTGGTCATCGTGGTCAACTTCGTCGTCGATCTGCTTTACGGCGTGCTCGACCCCCGTCTCCGGGGGGCTCGGTCATGA
- a CDS encoding ABC transporter substrate-binding protein yields the protein MKRTLLLTAGSLALALGSATAAGTAQAQDQAQDRNDLVVGMAIEPPNLDPTTAAPVAIREVTWANLYEGLVKLDRNGEIQPLLAESWTVSDDNLTYSFDLREGVSFHDGASFTSADVAFSFERAMAPESTNAQKQIFEPIESIETPSDHEVVITLSEPSGNFLYYLTWGDAVIVSPETADTNQTDPVGTGPFMFEEWVRGDSVTLTRNPDYWNPELPYLDAVTFRFIDNAPAQASALRAGDIDAFPNMGAPELFAEFEQDDAFDAVAGNTEGEIVAGINNQAPPFDDVRVRQALMHAIDRQMLIDGAYSGYGQPIGSHFSPNHPAYVDTTDVLPYDPERAQELLAEAGHADGLSLTIKAPQMSYASRSAELMQALLGQIGVQVTIEPSEFPAQWIEEVFSNKDYEMTIVAHTEPLDIEIFARPNYYFQYDNPDFAALIDEASVTADEEARFDLYAEAQRTLAEDVPALFLFQLPKLGVWDADLRGMWEDTPIPSNDVTEVRWAE from the coding sequence ATGAAACGAACTCTGCTCCTGACGGCCGGCAGCCTCGCCCTGGCGCTCGGGTCCGCAACGGCGGCCGGCACGGCCCAGGCCCAGGACCAGGCTCAGGACCGCAACGATCTGGTCGTCGGCATGGCCATCGAGCCGCCGAATCTCGACCCGACCACCGCAGCGCCGGTTGCGATCCGCGAGGTGACCTGGGCCAATCTGTACGAAGGTCTGGTGAAGCTCGATCGCAATGGCGAAATCCAGCCCCTGCTGGCGGAAAGCTGGACCGTTTCCGACGATAACCTGACCTACAGTTTCGACTTGCGTGAAGGGGTCAGCTTCCACGACGGCGCGTCCTTTACCAGCGCCGATGTCGCGTTCTCGTTCGAGCGGGCGATGGCGCCGGAGTCGACGAACGCCCAGAAGCAGATCTTCGAACCGATCGAGAGCATCGAGACACCGAGCGACCACGAAGTCGTCATTACGCTGTCGGAACCATCCGGCAACTTCCTCTATTACCTGACCTGGGGTGACGCCGTGATCGTGTCGCCGGAGACCGCCGACACCAACCAGACCGACCCCGTGGGTACCGGTCCGTTCATGTTCGAGGAATGGGTGCGCGGCGACAGCGTGACGCTGACGCGCAATCCCGATTACTGGAATCCCGAGCTGCCGTATCTCGATGCCGTCACCTTCCGGTTCATCGACAACGCGCCGGCGCAGGCCTCGGCGTTGAGGGCGGGCGACATTGACGCATTCCCCAATATGGGCGCGCCCGAACTGTTCGCCGAGTTCGAGCAGGACGATGCATTCGACGCCGTTGCCGGCAACACCGAGGGCGAGATCGTCGCCGGTATCAACAATCAGGCGCCGCCCTTCGACGATGTCCGGGTGCGTCAGGCGCTGATGCACGCCATCGACCGCCAGATGCTGATCGATGGCGCCTATAGCGGTTACGGCCAGCCGATCGGGTCGCATTTCTCGCCCAACCATCCGGCCTATGTCGATACAACCGATGTTCTGCCCTACGACCCGGAACGGGCGCAGGAACTGCTGGCCGAGGCCGGGCATGCCGACGGGCTGTCCTTGACCATCAAGGCGCCGCAGATGTCGTATGCCAGCCGCAGTGCGGAACTGATGCAGGCGCTGCTGGGGCAGATCGGCGTCCAGGTGACGATCGAGCCTAGCGAGTTCCCGGCGCAATGGATCGAGGAAGTCTTTTCCAACAAGGACTATGAGATGACCATCGTGGCGCATACCGAGCCGCTGGACATCGAAATCTTTGCCCGCCCGAACTACTATTTCCAGTACGACAATCCGGACTTCGCCGCCCTGATCGACGAGGCCTCGGTGACGGCCGACGAGGAGGCCCGTTTCGATCTGTATGCCGAGGCGCAGCGGACGCTGGCAGAAGATGTCCCGGCCCTGTTCCTGTTCCAGTTGCCGAAGCTGGGCGTCTGGGATGCCGATCTGCGTGGTATGTGGGAAGACACACCCATTCCGTCGAACGACGTGACCGAGGTCCGCTGGGCCGAGTGA
- a CDS encoding P1 family peptidase has protein sequence MTRNLLTDVPGIAVGNATDPRLMSGVTVVLPDRAVAASVDVRGGGPATAETDLLAPSATVPQVDAIVLSGGSAFGLDARGGVVSALASMGRGFAVGSARVPIVPAASLFDLVNGGDKNWGDMPPYFDLGRQAVAAAGPSFELGNAGAGTGGKAGALKGGLGSASWTLPDGVVVGALVAVNAMGSAVLPGTGGRFRAWMLERGAEFGGLTPPTSPLADLDDTEGASDVPAGSNTTLAVVATSAGLSKADCHRMAVMAQDGLAVALRPVHSPLDGDSVFAVATAQHPAPDMNGLTRIGRAAADCVARAVARAVWHGESLGVYPSWRAQYGLSQY, from the coding sequence GTGACCCGCAATCTGCTGACCGACGTTCCCGGTATCGCCGTTGGCAACGCCACCGATCCCCGCCTCATGAGCGGCGTGACCGTGGTGCTGCCCGATCGCGCCGTCGCGGCGTCCGTCGACGTCCGCGGTGGCGGGCCGGCAACGGCCGAGACCGATCTTCTCGCGCCGTCGGCGACGGTCCCGCAGGTCGACGCTATTGTCTTGTCGGGCGGTTCGGCCTTTGGTCTCGACGCGCGCGGCGGCGTGGTGAGCGCCCTGGCTTCGATGGGACGTGGCTTCGCCGTCGGGTCGGCCAGGGTGCCGATCGTGCCGGCGGCCTCGCTGTTCGATCTCGTCAATGGCGGCGACAAGAACTGGGGCGACATGCCACCCTATTTCGATCTTGGACGGCAGGCGGTCGCTGCGGCGGGACCGTCGTTTGAGCTCGGCAATGCCGGTGCCGGAACCGGCGGCAAGGCCGGAGCGCTGAAGGGCGGATTGGGCAGCGCCTCGTGGACGCTACCCGACGGCGTCGTGGTCGGCGCATTGGTCGCGGTCAACGCCATGGGCAGTGCGGTTCTGCCGGGTACCGGGGGGCGGTTTCGCGCATGGATGCTTGAGCGTGGCGCCGAATTCGGCGGGCTGACGCCGCCGACGTCGCCGCTGGCCGATCTGGATGATACGGAAGGGGCCAGCGATGTGCCCGCCGGTTCGAATACGACATTGGCCGTCGTGGCGACCAGCGCGGGCCTCTCCAAAGCCGACTGCCACCGTATGGCCGTGATGGCGCAGGATGGGCTGGCCGTTGCCCTGCGGCCGGTTCACTCGCCCCTCGACGGTGACAGCGTTTTCGCAGTGGCGACAGCACAGCATCCGGCGCCCGATATGAATGGACTCACGCGAATCGGCCGCGCCGCCGCAGACTGCGTTGCCCGCGCCGTTGCCCGCGCCGTCTGGCACGGTGAAAGCCTCGGGGTTTATCCTTCCTGGCGCGCTCAATACGGCCTGTCACAATACTGA
- a CDS encoding acetylornithine deacetylase/succinyl-diaminopimelate desuccinylase family protein: MTSRTTPSSEPAAEPTADDPRLTAVFDRIDACRDELVALTQDLIRIPTVNPPGDAYTPCAEFIGERLRGAGFSVEYLRAEGAIGDSDRYPRTNVVTRIEGAGPGDCVHFNSHIDVVRAGSGWTYDPFGGTVDNGRVYGRGACDMKGGLAASMMAVEAILRSGVGFNGAIEISGTVDEESGGYGGVAWLAEKGYFSKPRVDHVIMPEPLNPDRVCLGHRGVWWAEIETTGRIAHGCMPFLGVSAIRNMALFLEQMEREIYPRLDSRETVMPVVPEGARKSTLNYNSIHGGEEEGHDGLPSPCVADSCRLVLDRRFLIEENLDEVRAEVAAVLDRLQAETPGFAYRMREMFSVLPTMTDPQSPLVQALDLEIRRILGKDASHVASPGTYDQKHVTRIGHLHNCVAYGPGILDLAHQPDEWVGIDDLVASAKIMAATTLRLTGSLD, encoded by the coding sequence ATGACGTCACGGACGACGCCTTCATCAGAGCCGGCTGCGGAGCCGACAGCTGACGACCCCCGCCTGACCGCCGTCTTCGACCGGATCGATGCCTGCCGCGATGAATTGGTCGCCCTGACGCAGGATCTGATCCGCATACCGACGGTCAATCCGCCGGGCGACGCCTATACGCCATGCGCGGAATTCATCGGCGAAAGGCTGCGCGGCGCCGGGTTTTCCGTGGAATATCTGCGCGCTGAAGGCGCCATCGGCGATAGCGACCGGTATCCGCGCACCAATGTCGTTACCCGGATCGAAGGCGCCGGACCCGGCGACTGCGTTCATTTCAACAGCCATATCGATGTCGTGCGGGCCGGCAGCGGCTGGACCTATGACCCCTTTGGCGGGACGGTCGACAATGGCCGGGTCTATGGCCGGGGCGCTTGCGACATGAAGGGCGGTCTGGCGGCGTCAATGATGGCGGTGGAGGCAATCCTTCGATCGGGCGTCGGCTTCAACGGGGCGATCGAAATATCCGGCACGGTCGACGAGGAGTCCGGCGGCTATGGCGGCGTCGCCTGGCTGGCGGAGAAGGGTTACTTTTCCAAGCCGCGCGTCGATCACGTCATCATGCCCGAGCCGCTCAACCCCGATCGCGTCTGCCTTGGGCACCGCGGCGTCTGGTGGGCGGAAATCGAAACCACCGGGCGCATCGCGCATGGTTGCATGCCGTTTCTGGGCGTCTCGGCGATCCGCAACATGGCGCTGTTCCTTGAACAGATGGAGCGCGAGATCTATCCCCGCCTGGACAGCCGGGAAACGGTCATGCCCGTGGTGCCGGAGGGCGCGCGCAAGTCGACGCTGAACTACAACTCGATTCATGGCGGCGAAGAGGAGGGGCATGACGGGCTGCCCAGTCCCTGCGTTGCCGATAGCTGCCGGCTGGTCCTGGACCGGCGTTTCCTGATCGAGGAGAATCTGGACGAGGTGCGGGCCGAAGTCGCTGCCGTGCTGGATCGGCTGCAGGCGGAGACTCCCGGCTTCGCGTACCGGATGCGTGAGATGTTCTCGGTATTGCCGACCATGACCGACCCGCAATCGCCACTCGTCCAGGCACTCGATCTGGAAATCCGCCGGATTCTGGGTAAGGATGCCAGCCACGTCGCTTCGCCGGGAACCTATGATCAAAAGCATGTCACCCGTATCGGTCATCTTCACAACTGCGTCGCCTATGGACCCGGAATTCTCGACCTGGCCCACCAGCCCGACGAATGGGTCGGCATCGATGATCTGGTCGCGTCGGCCAAGATCATGGCGGCAACGACACTGCGCCTTACCGGCAGCCTTGACTGA
- a CDS encoding methyl-accepting chemotaxis protein, translating into MNGFLYRCRNDADYTMLVMEGDVPRLTGRQATDFTEGARQSYAGVIHHEDAGSVDAAIDAAVKERRGWEVQYRIALPDGGSRWVREIGGGVFDDDGRLACLEGLVVDIALRKRDEEKNALMFQEVARTSQDIVADTTVILSVLKTLKLLALNARIEAARAGEFGAGFTVVATEIKTLAEQTGEAAERITTLMADLQMLLSNREGE; encoded by the coding sequence ATGAACGGCTTTCTCTACCGGTGCCGCAATGATGCCGACTATACAATGCTGGTCATGGAAGGTGACGTCCCGCGCCTTACCGGCCGTCAGGCGACGGATTTCACCGAAGGGGCGCGGCAGTCGTATGCCGGCGTGATCCACCACGAGGATGCCGGAAGCGTCGATGCCGCGATCGACGCCGCCGTGAAAGAGCGTCGCGGCTGGGAGGTCCAGTACCGTATTGCACTGCCGGACGGCGGCAGCCGTTGGGTACGTGAGATCGGCGGCGGTGTTTTCGACGACGACGGACGGTTGGCCTGTCTGGAAGGTCTGGTCGTCGATATCGCCCTGCGCAAGCGGGACGAAGAGAAGAACGCCCTGATGTTCCAGGAAGTGGCGCGCACCAGCCAGGACATCGTTGCCGATACCACCGTTATTCTGAGCGTCCTGAAAACCCTGAAGCTGCTGGCGCTGAATGCGCGCATCGAAGCCGCCCGCGCCGGTGAATTCGGCGCCGGCTTCACGGTGGTTGCGACCGAAATCAAGACGCTGGCGGAACAGACGGGGGAAGCCGCCGAGCGGATCACGACGCTGATGGCCGACCTGCAGATGCTGCTCTCGAACCGCGAAGGAGAATGA
- a CDS encoding methyl-accepting chemotaxis protein encodes MATETTESNSKSGSSNDQPESHHNDDTAAGHGGESRGKLGIRGKLMIAFGVVAMMTVLASGVALLSFQGAEDAFTDITEENLPAISAAQDLATATNQFADDMTSLSEAESTDAVTRFANNLQNDATAMHSELDRLERTFGADESIRIMRGDVESMLEQSDAQTDLVNRAIALDASLNERLVRLRELHQSALNLGRPRVQAARMNIVRFGLDLRDDVRSAVNNVTETTSGQLVNSMALRGDLIQIVSLLQRSVNALTVEDVNILQEEFDVIAARVAEIREELDAGTDQFFFNRNLDRLLSFGTAGSETNLFEFRQQYLGGDYSASLIRQTVEVEEEMRNTSGSLLETIDRLTLQARQQTEAAGTLLMNNTEEVVDELTNVQTRNVDELQAVVANTNLIVGVLNEAAISGTLDRIGELNDQFASAASTLATTLSNLGGRMDVDDLNETVMAIIQLGTGANSIFDDRTERLELTEALANESQQNQAMVNGMVEAVAELTQAVRARTDASTAAAGDLINQSRILLIAIAATGILVSVLIAWLYVGRSIVRRMTGLADSMKELAAGNLEIEIDKRGRDEITGMAQSLEVFRQTAIEVEEANKRAEDERQKASDDRRHARLSLADQFQSNVGAIVDGVSAAATEMQATASGMRDTADRTASVSGDAATAAETAASNVQTVASAAEELSSAIHEIGQQVARSTDIAGRAVTDAESTNETIKSLAEAANRIGQVVDLINDIAEQTNLLALNATIEAARAGEAGKGFAVVAAEVKNLANQTAKATGEIGQQIAAIQASTGDAVTAIGGITETIRTINDIATGVAASVEEQSAATSEIARSAQDASTATGEVTGNVGQATAAANDTGQAAGEVLSAAEQLAQQADSLRTQMGSFLDDIRQG; translated from the coding sequence ATGGCGACCGAGACCACCGAATCCAATAGTAAAAGCGGGTCGTCCAACGACCAACCCGAGTCGCACCACAATGACGACACAGCCGCCGGCCATGGCGGTGAAAGCCGCGGCAAGTTGGGGATCCGGGGCAAGTTGATGATCGCCTTCGGTGTCGTCGCCATGATGACCGTGCTGGCGAGCGGTGTTGCGCTGTTGTCGTTCCAGGGCGCGGAGGACGCCTTCACCGACATCACCGAGGAAAACCTGCCGGCGATATCCGCAGCACAGGATCTGGCGACGGCCACCAATCAATTCGCCGACGACATGACCAGTCTTTCCGAGGCCGAATCGACTGACGCCGTCACCCGTTTCGCCAACAACCTCCAGAACGATGCCACCGCCATGCATAGCGAACTGGATCGGCTTGAGAGGACCTTCGGCGCCGACGAATCGATCCGGATCATGCGTGGCGACGTCGAGTCGATGCTGGAGCAGTCCGACGCCCAGACGGATCTGGTCAACCGGGCGATCGCTCTGGACGCCTCGCTCAACGAGCGCCTCGTCCGACTGCGCGAGCTGCATCAATCCGCTCTGAATCTCGGCCGCCCGCGCGTACAGGCCGCGCGCATGAACATCGTACGCTTCGGGCTGGATCTCCGGGATGATGTAAGGTCAGCCGTGAACAACGTGACGGAGACGACATCCGGACAACTCGTCAACAGCATGGCGCTGCGTGGCGATCTGATTCAGATCGTGAGTCTTCTGCAGCGCTCGGTGAACGCCCTGACCGTCGAGGACGTCAACATCCTCCAGGAAGAGTTTGACGTGATAGCAGCCCGGGTCGCGGAAATTCGAGAGGAACTCGACGCCGGCACCGATCAGTTTTTCTTCAATCGCAATCTTGATCGGCTGCTGTCTTTCGGAACAGCAGGTTCGGAAACCAATCTCTTCGAGTTTCGCCAGCAATATCTGGGTGGCGATTATTCCGCGAGCCTGATCCGGCAGACGGTCGAAGTCGAAGAAGAAATGCGCAATACGTCGGGCAGCCTTCTGGAGACGATCGACCGGCTGACGCTGCAAGCCCGTCAACAGACGGAAGCTGCCGGTACGTTGCTGATGAACAATACCGAGGAAGTCGTCGACGAGCTTACGAACGTACAGACCCGCAACGTCGACGAACTGCAGGCGGTCGTGGCGAACACCAACCTGATCGTCGGGGTATTGAACGAAGCGGCGATTTCCGGGACCCTCGATCGCATCGGTGAACTGAATGATCAGTTCGCATCGGCAGCCAGCACCCTGGCCACGACGCTGTCCAATCTCGGCGGCCGAATGGACGTCGATGACCTCAACGAGACGGTGATGGCGATCATACAACTGGGCACCGGGGCCAACAGCATTTTTGACGATCGCACTGAACGGCTCGAACTCACCGAAGCTCTGGCGAACGAAAGTCAGCAAAACCAGGCGATGGTGAACGGCATGGTCGAAGCCGTCGCCGAATTGACGCAGGCCGTCAGAGCCAGAACCGATGCATCGACCGCCGCCGCCGGGGATCTGATCAATCAGAGCCGGATACTGCTGATCGCGATCGCCGCCACCGGAATCTTGGTTTCGGTCCTGATCGCCTGGCTCTATGTCGGCCGATCGATCGTGCGGCGCATGACGGGTCTGGCGGATTCGATGAAGGAACTCGCCGCCGGCAATCTCGAAATCGAGATCGACAAACGCGGCCGTGACGAGATCACCGGCATGGCGCAGTCTCTGGAAGTCTTTCGCCAGACGGCGATCGAGGTCGAAGAAGCCAACAAACGGGCGGAGGACGAGCGTCAGAAGGCGAGCGACGATCGCCGGCATGCCCGTCTGTCCCTGGCCGACCAGTTCCAGTCCAATGTCGGCGCCATCGTCGACGGTGTCTCTGCCGCCGCGACGGAAATGCAAGCCACGGCATCCGGCATGCGCGACACCGCCGACCGGACGGCGTCGGTCTCCGGCGACGCCGCCACCGCTGCGGAAACAGCGGCCAGCAATGTCCAGACGGTCGCCAGCGCGGCAGAGGAACTGTCCAGCGCTATCCACGAAATCGGACAGCAGGTTGCCCGATCGACCGATATTGCCGGACGCGCGGTCACCGATGCCGAAAGCACCAACGAGACCATCAAGAGTCTCGCCGAAGCCGCGAACCGCATCGGTCAGGTGGTCGACCTGATCAACGACATCGCCGAGCAGACCAACCTTCTGGCACTCAATGCGACGATCGAAGCCGCCCGCGCCGGCGAGGCCGGCAAGGGCTTTGCCGTCGTCGCCGCCGAGGTCAAGAACCTTGCCAACCAGACCGCCAAGGCGACTGGCGAGATCGGCCAGCAGATCGCGGCGATCCAGGCATCGACGGGCGATGCCGTCACCGCCATCGGCGGCATCACCGAAACGATTCGCACCATCAACGATATCGCCACCGGCGTCGCCGCCTCGGTCGAGGAGCAAAGCGCGGCCACCAGCGAAATCGCCCGAAGCGCTCAGGACGCCTCTACCGCCACCGGCGAGGTCACCGGCAATGTCGGACAGGCGACCGCCGCAGCGAACGATACCGGCCAGGCCGCCGGTGAAGTCCTCAGCGCCGCCGAGCAGCTCGCCCAGCAGGCGGATTCCCTGCGCACCCAGATGGGGTCGTTCCTCGACGACATACGTCAGGGCTGA
- a CDS encoding ZIP family metal transporter: MDDPSTALVFVAALLTAIATGVGALPLLWARQGGERLQAVGGAVAGGLMIGASIQLIIEGTAYGLGSTVIGAVLGAVFMAVAGRLMPHGDEMKIGEMVGADARKAVLIVGVMTVHSAAEGIGVGVSFGGGADLGWLMTLAIGIHNMPEGLAIALVLVPRGVTVLGAAWWSIFSSLPQPLLAVPAFASVALFEPLLPAGLGLAAGAMIWMAATEMLPDSRARLGLWKMTVWTSGSALCLLAFASLMVGS; this comes from the coding sequence ATGGATGATCCTTCGACGGCCCTGGTCTTCGTGGCGGCGCTTTTGACCGCCATTGCGACCGGAGTGGGAGCCCTGCCGCTGCTGTGGGCCAGGCAGGGAGGCGAACGGCTGCAAGCCGTCGGTGGTGCGGTTGCCGGGGGCCTGATGATCGGCGCCAGCATTCAATTGATCATCGAGGGCACGGCCTATGGTCTCGGCTCTACCGTGATCGGCGCTGTCCTGGGTGCGGTGTTCATGGCCGTGGCCGGGCGTTTGATGCCCCACGGCGATGAAATGAAGATCGGGGAGATGGTCGGCGCCGATGCCCGCAAAGCCGTGCTCATCGTTGGCGTCATGACTGTCCATTCCGCAGCCGAAGGCATCGGCGTGGGCGTCTCGTTCGGCGGCGGTGCGGATCTCGGATGGCTGATGACGCTGGCGATCGGCATCCACAACATGCCCGAGGGTTTGGCCATCGCCCTGGTTCTGGTGCCGCGCGGTGTGACGGTGCTCGGCGCGGCGTGGTGGTCGATATTCTCATCGCTGCCGCAGCCTTTGCTGGCTGTGCCGGCCTTTGCCTCGGTCGCCCTTTTCGAACCGCTGCTCCCGGCCGGTCTGGGGTTGGCGGCAGGCGCCATGATCTGGATGGCGGCGACTGAGATGCTGCCGGATTCACGTGCCCGGCTGGGCCTGTGGAAGATGACGGTCTGGACGTCAGGATCGGCCCTTTGTCTCCTGGCCTTTGCATCTCTGATGGTCGGGTCCTGA
- a CDS encoding autotransporter outer membrane beta-barrel domain-containing protein, translating into MISAETGLPREIAELGVTLDVGVTDSVDPFAAYDGSLGDNYADHRGQAGLRFTW; encoded by the coding sequence GTGATTTCAGCCGAAACAGGGCTGCCGCGCGAGATCGCCGAACTGGGTGTCACGCTCGATGTCGGCGTCACCGACAGCGTTGACCCTTTTGCCGCCTATGACGGCAGCCTCGGCGACAACTACGCCGACCATCGCGGCCAGGCCGGGCTTCGCTTTACCTGGTGA
- the pgk gene encoding phosphoglycerate kinase, with amino-acid sequence MSAFKTLDDVDVAGKTVLVRADLNVPMSDGKVSDTTRLDRLAPTLTELADKGAKVVVMSHFGRPKGKRSEKDSLRPVAAALSVSLDGRPVSFAEDCIGAPAASAIEALTPGGVLVLENLRFHAEEEANDVEFARSLSVLGDLYVNDAFSAAHRAHASTEAIARLLPSVAGRLMEQELTALTNALEKPERPVLAVVGGAKISTKLDLLGNMIGKVDMLVLGGGMANTFLHAKGVDVGTSLCESDMADAARDIMARAEKSGCRIILPSDAVVARKLEAGAPNETVAIDAIPSDAMMLDVGPDTIAALTAAVDGVKTVLWNGPLGVFEVEPFGTGTFALARHVAELTEKGRVLSVAGGGDTVAALSRAGVDDRFTYVSSAGGAFLEWLEGKDLPGVAALKTD; translated from the coding sequence ATGAGTGCCTTCAAGACACTGGATGACGTCGACGTTGCGGGCAAAACCGTGCTGGTGCGCGCCGATCTCAATGTCCCGATGAGCGACGGCAAGGTCAGCGATACCACGCGGCTCGACCGGCTCGCACCGACGCTGACAGAACTGGCCGACAAGGGGGCAAAGGTCGTGGTCATGTCTCATTTCGGTCGACCCAAGGGCAAGCGCTCCGAAAAGGACAGCCTGCGCCCCGTCGCGGCGGCGCTCTCGGTCTCGCTGGACGGACGACCGGTCAGCTTCGCCGAGGACTGTATCGGCGCCCCTGCGGCCTCGGCCATCGAGGCGCTGACGCCGGGCGGCGTGTTGGTGCTCGAAAATCTGCGTTTTCACGCTGAGGAAGAGGCCAACGACGTCGAATTCGCCCGATCGCTGTCGGTGCTGGGCGATCTCTACGTCAATGATGCCTTTTCCGCCGCGCACCGTGCCCACGCCTCGACCGAGGCGATCGCCCGGCTGCTGCCGTCCGTGGCCGGCCGGCTGATGGAGCAGGAACTCACCGCCCTGACCAACGCCCTGGAAAAGCCGGAACGCCCGGTGCTTGCCGTCGTCGGCGGTGCCAAGATTTCCACCAAGCTCGATCTGCTCGGCAACATGATCGGCAAGGTCGACATGCTCGTGCTCGGCGGCGGCATGGCCAACACGTTCCTGCACGCCAAGGGCGTCGATGTCGGAACCTCGCTGTGCGAGTCGGACATGGCCGACGCGGCCCGCGACATCATGGCCAGGGCCGAAAAGTCGGGCTGCCGCATCATTCTGCCCAGTGACGCGGTCGTTGCGCGCAAGCTCGAAGCCGGCGCCCCGAACGAGACCGTGGCCATCGATGCCATCCCGTCCGATGCCATGATGCTCGATGTCGGCCCGGACACCATTGCCGCCCTCACGGCCGCTGTCGACGGTGTCAAGACGGTGCTCTGGAACGGGCCGCTTGGCGTCTTCGAGGTCGAACCCTTTGGCACCGGTACCTTTGCCCTGGCCCGCCACGTCGCCGAACTGACGGAAAAGGGTCGGGTCCTGTCGGTCGCCGGCGGCGGCGATACCGTCGCGGCCCTGAGCCGGGCCGGTGTCGATGACCGGTTCACCTATGTATCGAGTGCCGGCGGCGCCTTTCTGGAATGGCTTGAAGGCAAGGACCTGCCGGGCGTTGCCGCGCTGAAGACGGATTGA